aaacttttcaaaaactaatggcctaatttattacatacataaataatgtggctgTGTCAAAAATGTCTGTTAGTGCTTAGCCTCCTCTAAACTGGGACAGTGGTGAACCATACAACAAAAGAAGAAACTGTAACATTCAGTTCAAtgaaaaagattgaaaatttTCACCATGATTTAATATCTAGATCTCTggattaagaaataaaaaaaaaatcttaaattttaaaaatatttcagaaaatcaAATAGTTGAAGGTAATTTGTCGTGTTTGTGTGAATCTGAATGTGAATAAAAATGTTGttgtaaattatgttttattgttgtgAAACTACTacttagaaaatatttaaaaagaaattgtattcttattttttgctttattttcacATTGAAGACCATATAGTAAAATTCTGTATCCACCTGTTTGAAACTAAAGGCAagtgaacattttgaatttcagaaTGTAATTTTATAGTAGTAGTTTCCAGCAACTCAAATCAACTAACACTATCTATGTGGATTTTTGTGATTCCAgctttttgtattaaattttaagacaaaaccgaactataaaaaaacaaaaaaaatattgctggTACCAGCCATGCTTGCTTTGCCTTATTAGTGATGTTTTCCAGCAATTATTTTAAGATTCTGAATGTaccattttattaaacaaagatttattaagttcatttaaggtggtacccaacactttaactaaaattaatttggctcgtttaattttcatgaaattttgctaaagtatttactttgaccctttaacaaaaatataaaaatttcaaaaactttgaaccaaccgttttgtcagaaaaattacactggttatatagcagtttgacaaacaccaattttgatcattgagatgCTTactattcccttaacaacacaacgtcattaaaacgttctgatgattttacagagttatctccctgtagtgttaggtaccaccttaagtaagAAATATGGTGGTTGGTGGGTGTCCTATTGACATTGAGtttaatttatcaataattattgttttgtcatgTATATTGCGTGTATGCACATAgactttgaaaaagaaaatattagcttttttaaatcatattttaattaaattcagagcaatatttcttttaaaatttacccCGATAACTATCAGTACATTGTGATGATTAAAATAGACAAATTACATATGATGCtaactttgatttttgtttatttaaatgtaagttgttgatcatcatgatcatgctgatagagtaaattaaattctcaataaaaataataacgtttctttttttctaatccACATTGcaatatttaatacatgtatatatcatgtcACAGATTCACAAATTATTTCCCCTTATTTCACCTCCATATTGTTATCCTGAAACAAATCACAACCTTAAATTTAATTCTTTACTAATAATCACATGTATGACAGTATTAAGTTCATCCCTTATCATTTGTTTCTCATTTCTTCCCTCTTCAGGttacaattttcacaaatttcTGACTTATGAATGTGCTTCacatatgtacattgtacatgtatctcttGTCAATCATACAAAGCCTAATGTTAATCTTTTGCATTGATGCTAACCTAGATTTCTGTGTATTTTCAAGGTATACAGGGCTAATTGTATTAAACACAActctcaaaaaataaattacacaaatttattttacagtaaTGATTGTTACTGTAAATTTtagtcatgtttttttaaagtatctcacagaaaataataactcacaatttaaaatttgggTTTCATTATTTGAATGCCGTACTGTATTACATGAAATTAAAGGATCCAATGccgcagattttttttaatttgcagtATAACAATGGCCAGTGCAAACAATATTTATACAGTATTTTATTATTATGGCACAGGTTCACTAATTACCTCCCTTTAAATGATTTCAATCATTATCACAGATAAAAGTAGCATAAGATTTCAAAATGTAATGCACATCTGATAAACGGCTTGTGATttagattataaaatattaggttttctaaaatttgaagtttgtaaatatcaatagatGTGGTAGAACTggcaatgacacaactctcccttcaagtcacaatttgtaaaaagtaaaccattagaGGCCAAAGTACCACATTGGACACAGAGCCTTACCTTATActtaacatattattttttttttatatttttcagacaaGAAGGACAAGAAAAAGGAGGAAGCAACACCTACTGTGTTGAAAGGGGTCTATGTTTTCCCAAATGGAGATAAATATGGTAAGACAAGTTTTTGCAAGCAAATTAGAAGTCTTGTATATTGGTAtagagaaattgaaaaaaacatcaagGGGCTATCATAAAGTCTAAGGCAACAAAATTATAGTCCAGACTcttgttttctgttttctgtttacTGCCCCCTACTACCATGACTACTTACCTGAGCCATATACTTTAAGAATGTTTTTTGCTTAAGCACTATAAAGTCCAGAGTTTTTCCtatataatttatgtataattatttttgtaagtACGTACGGTGTACCTACCGAGATCCTATATTATTCTGCCAGGAACCATTCAATGAAGTTAATTAGTCTTGTCAAAGAAGgaccaaaaaaaaactttgccaaAAGAAAGTTAAAAAGAACAATCACTGGCAAAAAAAAATGAGCCAAACATTGAAGGatataaaaaagtttttaagttGTTTGAATGGATTTGATAttcttgaattatttttctAACTAGCAGGAGATTAGGTTTTAGATCATTTGAATAATTGGTGAAATggtaaaatgtaataaaaataacagCAATAGTTAACAatctctttttaaaacaattttcagaAGGAGATTATTTACATGGTACAGACGGGTCAATGGACCGATCAGGAATGGGAATCCATGTTACTACTGATGGTACAATGTATGAAGGAGAATGGAACCAGGATAAAATGAATGGACAGGGAACCCTGAAACATCCTACTGGTGCCAAGTATGAAGGACAATTTGTTAACAACCAGTTCCATGGTTTAGGGACATATACCTGGCCTAATAACTCAGCTTACACCGGACAGTTTGTTGAAAACAGGTAAGCAATATGATTGTCATAAGCCAAGCtcatgagaaaaataaatttatctaaTGTGTCTTCATGTACACTTGTCTTTGAGTTGCTGGAACAAATTTTCTTAGATTTTTACACTTGATAATAATTAAAGCATGTAAAGAGTCTTTTGTTTGATCGCAGTTCATCATCAGtctactgtgaattcattattattcgttggatattttttttatggatttcgtgggtacaggtaaaCCAGGAAATCAAATGTTCCACGAATAGCTAATTTTCTATAGGCTGGTATGCAGATGtcagcaatccacgaaattaaatatccacgaaattaaatatccacgaacatttAAGAtttccttaatccacgaaaattggtacccacgaaaataaatgaatccacagtatattcatttataacatCAAAGTTTTTTGCCTTCCTATTATtttgctgttgtgtttttttgaaaaaaaggtcaCCATGCCTAATGAAATTACATAGAAagaacaaatcttttttataattcattgaaagataaagaaaaagtttgacAGCTCGTAACTAAAATTCACCATTTCAGTATCTAACAACTGTGTTTGAAACgtccttaaaaaaaattgattggtCTAGGAACAATGTAACCTGATGTTATTGGCCAAAAATCTATTGTTCGTTTACGGAAATTTCAagaataataattttacccATAGGCTATGAGTTTCTGAAACGCAAATCCATTAACTtatgatttgtttatatttgcagACTTGAAGGAGGTGGAGAGTTTACCGATACAGACGGACAGGTGTGGGAGGGGACATTCAGATACAGAGCTGCTCCAGGACTCAGATTTAAACTCAATCTAGActaagataaaaacaataacatcACCATGATGGTGATCTATAAGAAGCATTTGGGACAAAGATTGCCTTTATGTCATGGAAGAattaacatttgtaaatattgtacattGTAAATAAATCATGCAGATcattaacttttgtttttaccTGTGTTTTACCTGTTACAGTGTTAGTTTTAGATTACAAATTATTAAGGTGGGCAAGTTTACTTAAAAAACTGCTATCATGTTATTGTCTAGTTAATTTGTTGTGGGAAGTTTAATGGATCTTGCGTGGAACTCTTGATTCCCTTACAGTAAAAACTAGCCCTCAAGGTAAAGGCTAGTGTGCTGAGAGTAAAATACCAACAGTCAATCAAATCTTTTAAatgtctgttatttttttaaaatagttacggtgacctatagttgttaatttcagtgtaatttggtctcttgtggagagttgtcccattggcaattataccacatcttcttttttatattaaacagaATTCTCAACTGTTACCACAGAGGCAAACgatgtttattattaaaatactgtaaaatcagaaattaatgcaaggtttttattattgcaaaaattgCGAGTGAATTGTAATGGCAATAATTTCAattcgcattttgaaatattttatatgaatttaacaggatttttctcaaaatcgtaaaaattaaaatcgtatttaaaagtctaaaatgacaaaatcgcaataataaatacaggcaataatttctgaatttacagtaatcacATTGAATGAACTAACCTGATAACTATATACTGTatttaacaacaaaaatcaGTTAACATTGTAATTTATAGTCTGAAACAATTGCTACAGTTTTGGGAAATGATACATTTATggtaatttaacaaaaaaaataaaaaaaaaatattaaagtaatGAGATGTGGGTCTATGCCAATAACACACCAacccaataacaaaaacatctaAGAAAACAGTGATCAACACATGCTCTTCAACAATAATGTACAATTGCCCTCACAACATATCAAACTGAGTCTATATACAAGGGAATGGCTGCTAGAACAATGCATATGTACAAGTGACCTTAAAATatattagtgttgtcaaatcgtacacttttgcctaaccggttactcggataatcgttcgaccgattaaccggttaaccggtagtttaTAAAGTTGGTGTTTGAAAGCCTTATCTATAGTACTCTACACATAAAAGATAtagtatgagtgtcaatttgacaaccttccattcatttataaatttacgCTTTTAGAATCGAAGTTTGTCCTTTGGCATTATAAATATAAGGCTTGTCTGTGAGGATTTCTGGCaaagtttgacttttaataataaaatacacCGTATCAACTATAGCATTTgtaccaatttaaaaaataaaacttcttgATCTCGTAGATTTGAATATgtctgaaatttgattttttccttTCCACATGTTGGTCTCCGAAAACAATGTGGAGTGTTTGAAATGATTAGGCATGTTACTTGTACTTGCACGACGGAGGTTGCACATTTAGATGTAGGccttatattttaaatcaaaaatgaaataatgaagtaaatcgtaaatttcaatcatattactgatttaaagttactgttaaaaaaacatgtatactaattatgtttctttaagaAATTGCCCTGAGCATAGAGAcaacttttaattaattttatgtttttaggataaacaatagcaatcaatatactTGACAATTGATCTTTCAAATTAATTACCACgacgacaatttttaaataaaacctaACCAACTAATGATctcaatacaaatttatttcaaatacattgaaattgaaaaaatgtccggttaaccggttagcgtttttggtattcggtattcggtcgttcgaccgattaaccggttaaccggttaaccgttgacaacactaaaatatataaaactgagTCTATAAGGCAAAGGCTACTAAAACAATGAACAAGTGACCGTAAAATATGGCAATTACTGCTAGAACAATAGACATGTGTTCTTACAATATAAAAAGCTgggtcaatatatatatatacaacaatgGCTACTAGAACAATGGACAAGTGTCCTAACGATAGGTCCACCTGAGTCTATACGACAATAGCTACTAGAACAATGGACAAGTGTCCTAACGATATGTCCAACTGAGCCTATACGACAATTGCTACTAGAACAATGGACAAGTGTCCTAACGATATGTCCACCTGAGACTATACGAACATGGCCACTAGAGCAAGGACAATTGCCCTAACGATATGTCCACCTGAGCCTATAAGACAATGGCTACTAGAACATTGGACAAGTGTCCTAACGATATGTCCACCTGAGCCTATAAGACAATGGCTACTAGAACATTGGACAAGTGTCCTAACGATATGTCCACCTGAGCCTTTACGACAATGACTACTAGAACAATTGACAAGTGTCTTAACGAAAGCTCCAACTGAGCCTATACGACAATTGCTACTAGAACAATGGACAAGTGTCCTAACGATATGTCCACCTGAGACTATACGAACATGGCCACTAGAGCAAGGACAATTGCCCTAACGATATGTCTACCTGAGACTATACGACAATGACTACTAGAACAATGGACAAGTGTCTTAACGAAAGCTCCACCTGAGCCTATACGACAAT
The window above is part of the Mytilus trossulus isolate FHL-02 unplaced genomic scaffold, PNRI_Mtr1.1.1.hap1 h1tg000210l__unscaffolded, whole genome shotgun sequence genome. Proteins encoded here:
- the LOC134701014 gene encoding MORN repeat-containing protein 2-like isoform X1, coding for MPAENQIVEDKKDKKKEEATPTVLKGVYVFPNGDKYEGDYLHGTDGSMDRSGMGIHVTTDGTMYEGEWNQDKMNGQGTLKHPTGAKYEGQFVNNQFHGLGTYTWPNNSAYTGQFVENRLEGGGEFTDTDGQVWEGTFRYRAAPGLRFKLNLD
- the LOC134701014 gene encoding MORN repeat-containing protein 2-like isoform X2, yielding MPADKKDKKKEEATPTVLKGVYVFPNGDKYEGDYLHGTDGSMDRSGMGIHVTTDGTMYEGEWNQDKMNGQGTLKHPTGAKYEGQFVNNQFHGLGTYTWPNNSAYTGQFVENRLEGGGEFTDTDGQVWEGTFRYRAAPGLRFKLNLD